CGAATACAGACAATCGCTTCAGGTGCGGTTTCAAGCTGTTCTAGTAGACGGCCTTGCGTCTCTAACAAGCTGGCTTCAACCATGGCACGATGTTTTAGCTCTAGTTGTAGCGCTTGGTTTTCTAGTCGACGCTGTTCTGCCTTACTTGCCGTTAAGTGTGCAACGATACGTGCCGCCAACTCTTGCTTATTAAATGGCTTCGACAAATAGTCATTGGCACCGACACTAAAGCCACGAATTCGATCATCAGTTTGATTTAATGCTGTCAGCATGATGATAGGGAGCGCAGCATGATCGTAGCTTTCACGCAGGGATTCACACACTTGGTAGCCGCTCATACCTGGCATCATAATATCGAGCAGTAATAGCTCAGGCTTTTCTTTTTCAACCGCAGCGAGTGCTTCATGGCCATCTTTCGCAGTGCGGACTCGGTAGCCTTCAAGGCGTAAGAAGCTGTCTAATACTCTTAAGTTGACTGGCTCATCATCAACCACGAGTAACAGCGGACCATCAGGATTTTCCGGAAGGCTGACGGGCTCTGCTAACTCAATGTTGCCTGTTTCTGGCGCTTTAAAGTGCGGCGCTTCGTATTGGTTAGCAACTTCAATTTGTTCAAGTGATGCGATAGGTAGGGTAAAGCTAAAGGTTGTTCCTACCATCGGTTGGCTACTGACATACAATGAGCCGTTCATCAGCTCAATTAACTGGCGGCTAATCGATAAGCCTAAACCTGCACCTTGGCGGTAACGGCTAGAATCACTCCCCGCTTGAATTAACGGTTCAAAGATATGCTCAAGTTGATCGGCAGGAATACCTTGGCCAGTATCGACTACTTGTACGCGAATATTGTCGTCAACCACATTCGCTGAAATGACGATCTTACCTTCACTGGTGTATTTGATCGCATTGCCAACGAGGTTATACAGCACTTGCTCTAAGCGTTGCGGATCCGCACTGACCCAAACTGGCTCATTCGGCACTTGGTTAATGATGCGAATTGGTTTAGTACCCAATAAGTGGGAAGAGAGCTCAAGCACTAGGCGGGTTGAGCCAGCCAGATCAACCGCACTGGTTTCTATGTCTAAGTTGCCATAGCGCATTTTGTGGTAATCGAGCAGGTCATCCACTAAGGTCGCAAGACGCTGACCGCTGCTGATGATGATATCGAGTTGATATTTGTGCTCTGAGGTGATTGGTCCATTTGCGCCAGAAGCCAAAGCTTCGGCAATACCCACCATACCATGCAGAGGTGTGCGTAGCTCATGAGAGGTGGTTGCCAAGAACTCATCTTTCAGCTTGTTGGCCAGTTGTAACTCATCATTTTGTTTTTGGATAAGCTTTAGGTTGCTTTCCAACTCTTCGTTTTGTTGCTTGATCAGCAAGATCTTTTCACGAATCGAGCGTTGCATACGTTCAAAGCTTACCGCAAGGCGACCGATCTCATCTTTGCGCTGGGTATTGGTCATATCAGCATCGAGATCACCCGCCGAGACTTTTTCCGCAGCCCAAGTCAATTTAAGCAGTGGTGCGGTAATAAAGTTAGACAGGTAATGAGAGGCCATCACTACCAGTAAAATAGCGGTCAGCATAGCGAAGATAAACAGCGTCTCGAGTTGATTAACGCGGGCAAAAGCGACGCTTTCAGGCACTTCAACAACAATCGCCCAATCAATACCTTTTAGGGAAATCGGACTATACGCTGCGATGATCGCTTCGTCTTCGGTATTTGAATAGGTACCGACATTTGTTAGCCCTGACAGGGCGAGATCAACCACTTGGCGGCTCTTATCAATATCTTCTTGCTGATAAGCCAATGTACGAGATTGATGATCACTACCAACCAATAGCGTTTTCATTGAGGCGATGTTATTGATGTCAGCAATGAGCTTGGTGATGCCATTGTTAGGTAGACGGAATAACGCATAGCTGTGCAAATAGCCTTGTTGGATGATCGGTGCACCAAACCAAGCGACTGATTTACCTTGCTCTTGAGAGAAGTCAGAAATGACAACTGGAGTAAAATCTTCGTTGGTTTTACGTTTTTCTGTTACTAGGCTGTTTAGTTTAGCGAAGGTTTTACCTAAGTTTGCGTCTTTGTACTTTCCGGTCAGTAAGTTGGTACCGTAGTTGTCGTACTTATAAATAGAGTAGGTAACGTTACCATCTCTATCGACCAAGAGAATATCGTCAAAGTCAGAACGTTTAAGCAACTCCTGATATGCCCAGTGATAGCGTTTATGCAGCAGTCGGTAGCGCTCGGTGCCATTGTAGTTGCTCGATTGCGGCAATATTGACGTTTTTATTTGATCTCCTGAGCCTTCAATATAGCGCTTTTGAGCATATTGACGTGCTTGTTCGATATCGACGCCTAGGCTTTGAAAAGCGTTAACCAAACCGTAGAAGCGTCCACCACTCGCGTAAGCCAGTTCTGAGCGGACGAATCCCATCACTTCTGATTCTTTGGCATACAAGTAGTCAATCACTTGCTGCTGTTTGCTATCTCGGACAGAGACTAGGTGCGATGTGCTCTGTTCCTGCAGATCTTTGGTATGAGATTGTAGGAAGAAAATGGCGATAACAGTAAGGGGAGTAATGCTCAAGACGAGAAATGCGAGCATTAAGGTATTCTGCAGACGCTTAAATTTTTGCTTTCGATACAGCTTAAACATGATCTAATTAGACTTTCCGTGAAAATTCAGCTTGCCGCGTCAAATTGCGCATCAACAAGCTAGTTGAAAACGTTATTTTCCTAAGATGACAAAATTAACGAGTTTTTTTACTTTGACAAGTAAGTTGCAAGGAAAGCGTGGAGGTAAGCGCAATTTTAGCTAATTGCGCTGAAGGATCGCCCAATCAAAGGCTCAGATTGGGCGGCAGTATTACTTTTTCGCCTGATAGATAGCGAATTTGTTGGTCTTATTTAGCGTCTCGCAATTACCGAATGCGTTTTCAATAATTGGTGGGTATTTAAGAAAACTATTAGCGACAATAAACAGCTGCCCTGACTTAGTCTGGTAACTTGGCGCTTTGGCTAGTAAGGTCTCAGTGGCACTGTAGCTTGTATCTAGCCCGGCATGGAACGGAGGATTGCTGATAATAAAATGGTAGTCATTGCTGGTATCTGAATAGATATCTGAAGCGAACACTCTACCGCTTAAACCATTGGCTGCGAGCGTCGCTTTGCTTGATTCAACGGCTAATGCGCTAATATCACACATCTCCAGTTCAATCTCAGGGTTGAGTATCGCCATGACACTACCAATCACTCCGGCGCCACAGCCAAAGTCGAGCACTTTGCCTGATAGAGCTGGTAGGGTGTCTAGAAGGAGCTTACTGCCAATATCGAATTCACCATGACTAAAGACGCCCGGTAAGCTTTTGATTGTCAAAGAGGTTTCTTTGTAGCTTACTTGGTAACTCTTGAACCACTCATTGAGCTCAAAACGTTGTGGCGCTTGTGTACATTGGCCCCAGTAAAATGAACAGCGTCGTGCTGAGTCGTATTTGGTAATAGGGCCGTAAGACTTGAACATCTTTTCAATGCTCTTAATTCCTGAACGGTTTTCACCGACTACAGCGATTTCAGTATTTTCTCCAAGCTTGCTCATGAGCATGGCAAGTAAGTATTCAGCTTCAGCCTTAGCTTTTGGCCAATAGAGCAACACCATATCTGCTTGTGTATCTTGATCAAACTCTGCACCAAACACACTGTTGACGTTAGGTTGCGACTCAAGTTGTCTGTAATAACCATAGTTAGTGGTAAATACAGTGACTGAGTGGCAATGATTCGCTAGTTCAACAGGGAAAAGATCTTCGGCTTCTCCAGCAACTAGGACGTGTTTACCTTCAAAGTAAGCAAGTTGTCGCTGAGCAATTTGGCTAGGAGCGATGTAAGCAGACATAATGAACTCGGTGTAAAAAAGTGAGGGAGGATTCTCGCATAATCCTCCCTCCTCGTGTAGTGATAAATCGTACAGACTAGCTACGATCTTGTTGATCTAGGAAGCCCTGAAACTCTTCTTCATAGATATTAAATAGCACCATAGTAATGGCGAAGATCAGTGGGCCGTAAATTAAGCCAATTAAGCCAAATAAGTGTAGACCACCTAGTAGTGAGAAGAAGATCATCAGAGTGCTCATGCCGGCATTGCCGCTGCCCTGCATCAGTAGTGGGCGCAGTAAGTTATCGATAGAGCCAACAATCGCGACACTCCAAACGGTTAAAAAGATCGCCCAAGTGGTATCTCCGGTAACATACAAGTAGATAGCCGCTGGAATCCAAATCAGTGCGGTACCCACCACAGGAATAAAGGAAGCAAACCCCATCATGGTTCCCCAGAATAGCCCTGGGAATCCTGCAAGCCACATACCTAAACCACCGGCAACACCTTGTGCGATGGCGGTAAGGAATGAGCCCATAACCGCAGACTTTGAAACTTGCTCAATTTCATCCAATAGCTTGTCTTCTTGGCTGCGAGAAAGCGGCAAGATATGACGCATGGCACTGATGATCTTGTCGTGGTCACGCAGCAAGAAGAACAGTACGAACAACATCAGGAAGAAATCCATCAAAAAGCTTGTTGCATCACCTAAGATTTTTGCACTGATCCCGACAAGGTTACTACCAAATGATGTGGCGAACTGCGCGACTTTTTGCGCGACTTCTTGTGGCTCTATGGTATCGAAAGGTAAGTAGGTATTAATTAGAGATAGTCCCTTGACCACCCACGGGTGTTCGAAAATCGCTTGGATACCGCCGTTAGTGACCCATTGGTAGACATTCTGAGAAAAGTTGGAGCCTTGTTGGACTATTGCGGCGAACACAAATAGCAGTGGCACTACGACAATAAAGGTCAGCACAATGCACGACAGCAATGAGGTGATGTTATGGTGATTGGGTAAGCGCTTTTCTAGCCACTCATGAATAGGGAACATCAACAAAGAGATGATGAATGCCATCACAATTGAGTTGATGTAAGGCTCGACAAGCAGGAAGCAAGCGAAGCCTGCAGCGAGTAGGGCAACAATCAATACCCAATGGCTGGAAGTTATTTTGACCTTATCTGACACAATAGTTGTCCAATGATGCGATTTTATACCAGTATAATGGCTGCAAAATTTCCAGTCTTCAATTCAAAATCAAAAAGTTATCCGTGAGGCATTTTATTTATGGGATGTTGTAACAATGAGAAGTGCTCAAGTGACGCTAAACCTAAGAGACGTAACATCCCTTGGTTTGGCTTACTGATCTCAGCTTTAGTGGTTTTAGTGCTACTTAACTGGCAATAAAAAAAGCTGCACTAGGCAGCTTTTTTTATAAGTAATAGAGAGCTAATTAAGCTTCTTGAGCAAGGATCGCAAAACAGCGGTCTGCTGCTTCTAGTGTTGCTTCAATTTCTTTACTGCCGTGTGCTAGTGAAGTAAAGCTTGCTTCAAATGCTGAAGGCGCTAGGTAAACACCGTGTTTAAGCATTAGATGGAAGAAGCGCTTAAAGCGTTCGACATCACACTTAGTTACGTCTTCGTAGCGAGTGATTGACTCTTGTTCAGTGAAGAAGAAACCAAACATACCGCCTACTTGGTTGACTACCAATGGGATGCCGTGGTTATCAGCCAGTGATTTGAAGCCATCTGCCAATTGTTTAGTCTTAGCAGCAAGGCGTTTCTCGTTGCCTTCTTCTTTTAGTAGGTTAAGACAAGCAAAGCCCGCTGCCATTGCTACAGGGTTACCTGAAAGTGTCCCCGCTTGGTAAACTGGACCTGTCGGAGCGATGTACTGCATCACTTCTTTACGACCACCAAACGCGCCTACTGGCATACCGCCACCAATCACTTTACCTAGCGTAGTTAGGTCTGGCTTGATGTTGTAGTAACCTTGAGCGCCACCAAGAGCAACACGGAAACCAGTCATTACTTCATCAAAGATTAGCAGTGCACCTTCTTCATCACAGATTTGGCGCAGACCTTCGTGGAAGCCTTCTACTGGTGGAATACAGTTCATGTTGCCCGCAACTGGCTCAACAATGATACAAGCGATTTCACCTTTGTTCGCTGCGAATAGCTCACGTACTGAGTCAAGATCGTTAAATGTTGCGGTTAAGGTATGTTTTGCAAAGTCCGCAGGCACGCCAGGAGAGCTTGGTTGACCTAGTGTTAGCGCGCCAGAGCCTGCTTTAACTAGTAGGCTATCTGCGTGGCCGTGGTAACAGCCTTCGAACTTCATGATTTTATCGCGGCCAGTGTAACCACGAGCTAGGCGAATCGCACTCATCGTCGCTTCTGTCCCTGAGCTCACCATGCGGATTTGCTCCATTGATGGTACTAGCTCTGACACAAGCTCAGCCATAGCGATTTCCATCTCAGTAGGCGCGCCAAAGCTAAGGCCGCGCTGCGCTGCATCGATAACTGCTTCACGGATCACGGCGTGGTTGTGACCTAGAATCATTGGACCCCAAGAGCCTACGTAATCAATGTACGCTTTGCCATCAGCATCAAAAATCAAAGGGCCATCGGCACGCTCAACGAAAATCGGAGCGCCGCCAACGCCATTAAAAGCACGCACTGGAGAGTTTACGCCACCAGGGATGGTTTGCTGTGCTTTTTGAAATAGATCTGCTGATTTGGTCATGGGATATCCTCTTTTGATTGCTCGGACCAATTTGGCTCGCATTGTACCTGCCCAATCCAATTCAATAAAACGCTTTGCGCCACATTCTGAGTACTTTGGCAGCAAATAGACCAGTTTTTGCGTAAAAAATAGCTTCAAAAGTGGTGAATACTTGAACGCTTCACTCAGGTATTAGATAATCAGCCTAATATTAGAAGATAAAACTCCAGATGGTGAGAGCGGTCTGGGTATAGACGACTGAGAGAGGTCATCGTGAGCGAAGTAAATATCCCACTAACATTTTCAGACGCAGCCGCTAACCGAGTTGGGGCGCTGATTGCTGAAGAAGAAAATCCGAATCTAAAACTGCGTGTATACATTACAGGTGGTGGTTGCAGCGGCTTTCAATATGGTTTCACTTTTGACGAAAGCGTCAATGAAGGTGATACCACTATCGTAAATAGCGGCGTGACATTAGTTGTTGATCCAATGAGCTTGCAGTACCTAGTAGGCGGCCAAGTGGACTACACTGAAGGCTTAGAAGGAGCGCGCTTCTTTGTGAATAACCCAAATGCGACAACGACTTGTGGTTGTGGTGCATCATTCAGTGTTTAATCACTCATTACTTTTCTAAGGCTGCATTCGCAGCCTTTATTTTACCTAGCATTTCTTATCTCAACCTCGTGATTATTCCAGAAACTGAGACCTGACCTAAATTACTATCCAAGTGTGTTTTATTTTTCAGTGGTTAATTTATATCCTGACAAATAGTTCTCGTTTACTTTTGAGCTGCAATACATATAAAAGATGATTATTTAACTTCACTTGACGCGTATCTAGATACTAAGTAGCAACACTAAGGACAGTTATGGCTAGTTTATCTCCACTGCGTTTTTTCGCAGTTCGTCCCTATTTGATCTCCCTGATTTTGGTAACAGTACTGACGTTGTGGCTTGGTGTTGGAATGCTCAACGCTGAAGATTCGGCTCCTAAGAAGGAAACCGAACAGATTCCACTGGCTAAAGTGGCCTTTACCACCTTTACTGCCAAATCGACACATAAATCCATTGACCTTTATGGCCGCACCGCACCGAACAAACAAGCTAAGTTAGGTGCAGAAATTGCCGGTAAGATCATTCAGCTTAAAGTGAGAAAAGGGGACAGCGTTAAGCAAGGTCAGGTTATTGCCCTGATTGACAAAGGCGATCTTGAGATTCAACTTCAGCGTGCTCAAGCGATGCTGAAGGTCAAAGAAAAAGAGTATAAAGCGGCTCAATCATTGAAAAGCAAAGGCTTACAAGGTGAAGTTGCCTTTAGCAATGCGCAAGCGGGGCTAGTTGAAGCCAAGGCAATGGTGAGCAATGCGAGGATTGCCCTCAGAAACACATCAGTTACAGCACCGTTTAGTGGTGTGGTGGATCACTTGTTTATCGAGAAAGGTGACTTTGTTGGGGTCGGCGACCCAGTTGCGACTTTGATCGATTTAGAGAAGATTATCATTGAAGCGGACGTGAGTGAGCGTCACATTCAAGATTTACTGGCTAATCAGCAAGCTAAAATTCGCTTTATTAACGGCCAAGAAGCGATGGGGGAGGTACGTTATATTTCGCGTGTTTCATCTGCTTCGACCAACACCTTCCCAATCGAAATAGAAATGGCTAATCCTGAGCAAAAAATTCCAGCCGGTATCAGCGCCGAAGTAACGTTAAACCTGCAAGATCAATTAGCGATTAAGATAACCCCAGCAATGCTCGCGCTTGATGAAGATGGCAACCTAGGCGTCAAAACGTTAGTTGAAGAGCATATTGAGTTTGTGCCTATCCAGTTGGTTAAGGCTGAGCAAGATGGTGTTTGGCTCACAGGCCTTGGCGAGCGAGTCAAGATTGTCACAATAGGGCAAGGTTTTGTGCGTGATGGTGACCAAGTTATTGCCATTGAGCAGCAAAACTAGGAGGCGCAATTATGTTTGCATTGATTGATGCCGCGATGTCACGCACCCGTACCATGATGGTATTGCTGATATTCATTTTGCTGGCTGGTATCGGCACCTATATCACGATTCCGAAAGAATCGAGTCCAGATATCACCATCCCGATTATCTACGTCGCCGTTGGCCACCAAGGTATTTCTCCTAACGATGCTGAGCGATTGCTGGTTCGGCCGATTGAGCAAGAGCTTAGAGCGATTGAAGGGGTCAAAGAGATGACTTCGACAGCCTCAGAAGGACACGCTTCGGTCATGCTCGAGTTCAGTGTTGGTGTTGACTTAAACAAAGCGATGGCGGATGTACGTGAAGCGGTGGATTTAGCCAAACCTAAGCTGCCGAGTGACAGTGATGAACCAACGGTAAATGAAGTGACGCTCGCTTCGGAAGAGCCAGCGTTATCCGTGGTGCTTTACGGCACCGTACCAGAAAGGACCATTGTTCAGATTTCACGTCAGCTAAGAGATAAACTAGAAAGTTATCGTCAGATCCTTGAAGTCGATATTGCTGGTGATCGCGAAGACATCGTTGAGATCATCGTCGATCCGCTGCTGATGGAAAGCTACGGCCTTGATCAAGGGGATATCTATAACCTAATTGCACTCAATAACCGTGTGGTTGCCGCAGGCTTTGTCGATACGGGCTATGGACGTTTTTCGGTTAAAGTCCCATCGGTCTTTGATTCACTTAAAGATGTGTTGGATTTGCCGGTTAAAGTTGATGGCAAGCAAGTGATCACTTTTGGTGATGTTGCGACGGTAAGGCGAGCGTTTCGCGATCCTGAAAGCTACGCGCGACTTGATGGTAAATCGGCTATCGTGATGGACGTGAAAAAGCGTGCTGGCGAGAACATCATTGAAACCGTTGACTTGATTAAGTTAGTACTTGAAGAGGCGCAGAAGCGTCCTGATTGGCCGAACAACTTATTGGTTAAGTACACTTGGGATCAGTCAAAAGATGTCAAAGTGATGCTTAATGATCTACAAAACAATATTTTGTCAGCGATCATATTAGTGGTAATTGTCATCATCGCTATCTTAGGTGTTAGAACTGCATTTCTGGTTGGGGTGTCGATACCGGGGTCTTTCCTTACTGGTTTATTAGTGCTTTCTGTGTTCGGTCTAACGGTCAATATCGTGGTGCTGTTCTCACTGATTATGGCTGTAGGTATGCTGGTGGATGGTGCGATTGTGGTGACCGAGTTTGCTGACCGGCGTATGCAAGAAGGCACGCCGAGAAGAGAAGCATACCGAGATGCCGCTAAGCGCATGGCCTGGCCGATTACCGCCTCTACGGCAACGACATTAGCCGCTTTTGCTCCGCTACTATTCTGGCCTGATGTAACGGGTGAGTTTATGAAGTACTTGCCGTTAACTTTGATAGCGACACTCAGTGCTTCGTTAGCCATGGCGTTATTGCTTGTGCCAGTACTAGGCAGTTTGATTGGCCGACCGCAGAATGTAACTAAAGTGCAACGCGAGAAGATGGTCGCTTTACACGATGGTGATTTTTCTCAAGCGACTGGGCTAACCAAACTCTATTTCCATACCTTAGATATTGCGATTAAGCATCCGCTAAAAATCCTGTTTAGTGCAATTTTACTCGCCATTGCAGTAGGCTTCACCTATGCCAAAGCGGGGCTTGGCGCGGAGTTTTTCCCTGAAGTCGATCCGCCATTCTTTACTGTTAAAGTTCGCTCGTATGGTGATTTATCTCTGGATGAGAAAGATGTGATCATGCGTGACATTGAAGCGGTAATGCTGGGTCATGACGAATTTGAAAGTGTTTATACGCGAACCGGTGGGGATGATGAAATCGGTCAGATTCAGATTACGCCAGTTGACTGGCAGTATCGACGTCAGGTGAAAACCATTATTGAGGAGCTTAAACAGCAAACGGATCACTATGCTGGGGTTGAGGTTGAATACAAATTCCCAGATGCAGGTCCTCCAGTGGCTCACGACTTGGTGATTGAAATGTCAGCTCGGATCCCTAGTGAGTTAGATGACGCAGCCAAGTTAGTCAGGCAGTGGGCGGATAACCACCCGGCGTTTACTAATATTAGTGATACTTCAAGTAAAGAAGGCATTGACTGGCAGATTGATATTCGCCGTGACGATGCTTCTCGTTTTGCTGCCGACGCAACCTTAGTCGGAAATACGGTTCAGTTTGTGACCAACGGTCTTAAAATTGGTGATTACCTACCGGATGATGCAAACGAAGAAGTGGATATTTTAGTTCGCTACCCAGAAGAGAAGCGCGATATTGGTCGCTTTGATCAGTTACGGGTAAAAACTCCCGCAGGACTGGTGCCGATCACCAATTTTGCCAGCATTGTCCCTGAGCATAAGCAAGACACGATCCGCCGTATTGATGGTCATCGCGTGATCAACATTATGGCTGATATGAAAGAGGGCTATAACCTCGCACTCGAATTACCCAAGATTACCCAAGCTGTTGCCGAGCTTAATTTGCCTTCCGGAGTTGAGTTTAAGATCCGTGGTCAAAATGAGGAACAAGAAAACTCGTCAGCCTTCTTACAGAATGCATTTATGGTCGCGCTTGTGGTGATGGCGCTAATTTTAATTACTCAATTTAATAGTTTCTATCAGGCGTTCTTAATTCTAAGTGCAGTGTTGTTTTCAACCGTCGGTGTATTTGTTGGCTTGCTGGTCTTTCAAAAGCCGTTTGGCATCATTATGTCGGGTATCGGTGTCATTGCCTTAGCGGGCATAGTGGTAAACAACAACATCGTTTTAATTGATACCTACAATCAGTTGCTCAAACGTGGACTGGATAAACGTGAGGCGATATTACGAACTGGAGTCCAGCGTCTACGCCCAGTTTTACTAACGACCGTGACGACGATTCTTGGCTTGCTACCTATGGTGCTAGAGATGAATATCGACTTGATTAACCAGAAGATTGAATTTGGTGCTCCAAGTACTCAGTGGTGGTCACAGTTGGCTACTGCGGTTGCTGGTGGACTGGCGTTTGCCACCGTTCTGACGTTAGTGCTGACGCCGTGTTTGTTGATGCTAGGTAAGCAACACAAGGTCGAAGAACAAGCTAATACAGTGATAGAGGCCGATTAACCTCAGTGAGCAAAATAAAAAGACCCGCATGAGGCGGGTCTTTTTTATAGTGGTTTATGGTGTGGCGAGTAGCTCACCATATCGCTCTAGTTTATCCAATCTTATCTTCGCATTAGCAATAAAGGTCGCTTTGGTTTTGCCAGTTAAAGACTTAGATTGCGGCAACTTAACCGTTCTGGCGTTTTTATGTACCCCATTAACTAAGAATTCATAGTGAAGGTGAGGACCTGTCACACGACCTGTGCCGCCCAGAGTACCAATAGTCTGTCCCTGCTTAACGCGTTGACCTGTTTTGACCATGCGCTTAGTCAGGTGTAAGTATTTGGTAATGTAAGTATTACTGTGCTTGATAAATACGTAGTTACCGTTGAACTGGTTGTAGCTAGACTTCTGGACAATACCATCGCCAGCAGCCCAAATCGGTGTACCTACTGGAGCCGCGTAGTCTGTGCCGCGGTGTGCTCGGACTTTACCCGTCACTGGATGTCGGCGAGTTGGGTTAAAGTTTGATGTTACACGGCGGAAATCAAGTGGTGAACGCAAAAAGGCCTTCTTCATCGCGCGGCCGTTTTCATCATAGTAATTACCGCTCTTATCATCACGGATGGCAGTAAAGGTATCGCCTTGGTTGGTAAAGATCGCAGCAATGATTTTACCTCGGCCAACCACTTCGCCTTCGAC
Above is a window of Vibrio orientalis CIP 102891 = ATCC 33934 DNA encoding:
- a CDS encoding efflux RND transporter permease subunit — protein: MFALIDAAMSRTRTMMVLLIFILLAGIGTYITIPKESSPDITIPIIYVAVGHQGISPNDAERLLVRPIEQELRAIEGVKEMTSTASEGHASVMLEFSVGVDLNKAMADVREAVDLAKPKLPSDSDEPTVNEVTLASEEPALSVVLYGTVPERTIVQISRQLRDKLESYRQILEVDIAGDREDIVEIIVDPLLMESYGLDQGDIYNLIALNNRVVAAGFVDTGYGRFSVKVPSVFDSLKDVLDLPVKVDGKQVITFGDVATVRRAFRDPESYARLDGKSAIVMDVKKRAGENIIETVDLIKLVLEEAQKRPDWPNNLLVKYTWDQSKDVKVMLNDLQNNILSAIILVVIVIIAILGVRTAFLVGVSIPGSFLTGLLVLSVFGLTVNIVVLFSLIMAVGMLVDGAIVVTEFADRRMQEGTPRREAYRDAAKRMAWPITASTATTLAAFAPLLFWPDVTGEFMKYLPLTLIATLSASLAMALLLVPVLGSLIGRPQNVTKVQREKMVALHDGDFSQATGLTKLYFHTLDIAIKHPLKILFSAILLAIAVGFTYAKAGLGAEFFPEVDPPFFTVKVRSYGDLSLDEKDVIMRDIEAVMLGHDEFESVYTRTGGDDEIGQIQITPVDWQYRRQVKTIIEELKQQTDHYAGVEVEYKFPDAGPPVAHDLVIEMSARIPSELDDAAKLVRQWADNHPAFTNISDTSSKEGIDWQIDIRRDDASRFAADATLVGNTVQFVTNGLKIGDYLPDDANEEVDILVRYPEEKRDIGRFDQLRVKTPAGLVPITNFASIVPEHKQDTIRRIDGHRVINIMADMKEGYNLALELPKITQAVAELNLPSGVEFKIRGQNEEQENSSAFLQNAFMVALVVMALILITQFNSFYQAFLILSAVLFSTVGVFVGLLVFQKPFGIIMSGIGVIALAGIVVNNNIVLIDTYNQLLKRGLDKREAILRTGVQRLRPVLLTTVTTILGLLPMVLEMNIDLINQKIEFGAPSTQWWSQLATAVAGGLAFATVLTLVLTPCLLMLGKQHKVEEQANTVIEAD